Proteins encoded by one window of Atribacterota bacterium:
- a CDS encoding C69 family dipeptidase, translating into MCDTIVTLDSASEGGMTLFGKNSDREPDEVQNICIIPRREHNSNDTVDCTYLTIPQVSETARVFLCKPFWMFGAEMAANEHGVIIGNEAIFTREKPDNKGLTGMDLVRLAAERSSTARQALEIIIRLLEQYGQGGNCGYRFKLKYMNSFLIADKKEAYVLETVKRWWAWKKITDIWSISNVISLQQDYDECSEGLIKNAVDKGYCKSSDNFNFRKCYSDKLMTWAANGGVREKCSRKLLEGKNKRFTMKDFIDILRNHGDGSQWTPNKGPGGTICLHAADPLFRRTQTVCSLIAGIGEENMVFYTTGASNPCMSPYFPVFSCNTELPSEYKEGSKYYDKDSYWWESEYYHRKALSYYDSALAVIRPLINNYEKEMLSKTEGSGINVNQNTVDNYFLKARDIVRDWGNRLDKFSSVKTSFYYRHYWNHYNKINGIIF; encoded by the coding sequence ATGTGTGATACAATTGTAACCTTGGATTCAGCTTCTGAAGGAGGTATGACTCTTTTTGGGAAAAATAGTGATCGGGAACCTGATGAAGTTCAAAATATCTGTATTATTCCCAGGAGAGAGCACAATTCCAATGACACCGTTGACTGTACATATTTAACTATACCCCAGGTTTCAGAAACAGCAAGAGTTTTTCTGTGCAAACCGTTTTGGATGTTTGGTGCAGAGATGGCAGCAAATGAGCATGGAGTAATTATTGGCAATGAGGCAATTTTTACTAGAGAAAAACCGGACAATAAAGGTTTGACCGGTATGGATTTGGTTAGGCTGGCTGCTGAACGAAGCTCTACTGCAAGGCAGGCTCTGGAAATTATTATCAGACTTTTAGAACAATACGGGCAGGGGGGAAACTGTGGTTATCGTTTTAAATTGAAATATATGAACAGCTTTTTAATTGCTGACAAAAAAGAGGCTTATGTGCTGGAAACTGTAAAAAGATGGTGGGCATGGAAAAAAATTACTGATATCTGGAGCATCTCCAATGTTATTTCTCTGCAGCAGGATTATGATGAATGTTCAGAAGGACTAATAAAGAATGCAGTTGATAAAGGTTACTGCAAAAGCTCTGATAATTTTAATTTCCGAAAATGCTATTCCGATAAACTTATGACCTGGGCTGCTAATGGAGGCGTTAGAGAAAAATGTTCCCGTAAATTGCTTGAAGGAAAAAATAAAAGATTTACCATGAAAGATTTTATAGATATTTTGCGTAATCATGGAGATGGATCCCAATGGACTCCCAATAAAGGACCAGGAGGCACTATATGTTTACATGCAGCTGATCCACTTTTTAGAAGAACACAAACGGTATGTTCATTGATAGCCGGAATAGGTGAAGAGAATATGGTCTTTTACACAACCGGTGCATCCAATCCATGTATGAGCCCTTATTTTCCAGTTTTTTCTTGTAATACAGAATTACCCTCAGAATATAAAGAAGGAAGTAAATATTATGATAAGGATTCATACTGGTGGGAAAGTGAATATTACCACCGCAAGGCTTTAAGTTATTATGATTCTGCTTTAGCTGTGATACGGCCTCTTATAAACAACTACGAAAAAGAAATGTTATCAAAAACCGAAGGCAGCGGAATAAATGTTAATCAAAATACTGTTGATAACTATTTTTTAAAAGCCAGGGATATAGTCAGAGACTGGGGTAATAGATTAGATAAATTTTCTTCTGTAAAAACCAGCTTCTATTACAGGCATTATTGGAATCATTATAATAAAATAAATGGTATTATTTTTTGA
- a CDS encoding SIMPL domain-containing protein (The SIMPL domain is named for its presence in mouse protein SIMPL (signalling molecule that associates with mouse pelle-like kinase). Bacterial member BP26, from Brucella, was shown to assemble into a channel-like structure, while YggE from E. coli has been associated with resistance to oxidative stress.), whose translation ETKSKLANDAVEENSRIATMVINALLDFGLLENDIKTGSYRLHSYRELPRDNPNINEESIFYQAYNEIIVLTTQLDSVGELIDLAVISGANNINYISFELKNPQVLMMQALQMATEQAYLKAVSIAESAGETVKELYSIREEKTGYTPVRFGDTMIQREVALSAAPTPISPDDVTVRASVMAEFSLNN comes from the coding sequence TCGAAACAAAAAGCAAATTGGCAAATGATGCTGTAGAGGAAAATTCCAGAATTGCAACTATGGTTATTAATGCTCTGCTGGATTTTGGCTTACTTGAAAATGATATAAAAACCGGTTCATACAGGTTGCACAGTTATCGTGAACTGCCCAGAGATAATCCAAATATTAATGAAGAATCAATTTTTTACCAGGCTTATAATGAAATTATAGTCTTAACAACTCAGCTGGATTCAGTGGGAGAGTTGATAGATCTTGCTGTTATTTCCGGAGCAAATAATATCAATTATATCAGTTTTGAATTGAAAAATCCGCAGGTATTAATGATGCAAGCCCTTCAAATGGCCACTGAACAGGCCTATCTTAAAGCTGTTTCAATTGCTGAAAGTGCAGGCGAAACAGTAAAGGAACTGTATAGTATAAGAGAAGAAAAAACCGGTTATACACCTGTACGGTTTGGAGATACTATGATTCAAAGGGAGGTTGCCTTGTCGGCGGCACCTACCCCTATATCTCCTGATGATGTAACAGTCAGGGCATCAGTAATGGCGGAATTTTCACTGAATAATTAA
- the rsgA gene encoding ribosome small subunit-dependent GTPase A → MEFYNKTDSDNKKTEFQITLVTGVYKNSYTVSGDDNTEVRAEITGNLQHKAETPLDYPTVGDKVCVQIFNNDFAVIHKIIPRKSALLRKMAGKKISMQLIAANVDTAFIIQSLDSDFNLRRIERYLAIVNEGNIQPVILLSKSDLISNDEIVNKISSILAFMPELKVIPFSNSTRYNFKSITDLFVTGKIYCLLGSSGVGKTTLINRLCGVDIFKTQTLRKIGKGRHTTTSRQLIYLANGSMIIDTPGMRELGIVNIQSGIENTFEEIAVLAKKCRFNNCSHTSEKGCAVLEALKQGKLPAERYENYIKMKKESDYYEMSYVEKRRKDRELGKFYRNVLKGNLKTKRW, encoded by the coding sequence ATGGAGTTTTACAATAAGACAGATTCAGACAATAAAAAAACAGAATTCCAGATCACACTGGTAACCGGGGTATATAAGAACAGTTATACAGTTTCCGGTGATGATAATACTGAAGTACGTGCAGAAATAACCGGAAATTTGCAACATAAGGCTGAAACTCCTCTGGATTATCCTACAGTGGGAGATAAAGTATGTGTCCAGATTTTCAATAATGATTTTGCAGTTATCCATAAAATAATACCCAGAAAATCTGCTTTACTGCGTAAGATGGCCGGGAAAAAAATCTCCATGCAATTAATCGCTGCCAATGTTGATACTGCATTTATCATCCAATCTCTTGACAGCGACTTTAATCTAAGAAGAATAGAAAGATACCTTGCCATTGTCAATGAAGGAAATATCCAGCCAGTTATATTGCTGAGCAAAAGTGATCTTATATCTAATGATGAAATTGTTAATAAAATATCATCAATTTTAGCTTTTATGCCTGAGTTAAAAGTAATCCCTTTCAGTAACTCAACCAGATATAATTTTAAATCTATAACAGATTTATTTGTTACAGGAAAAATCTACTGTCTGCTCGGATCTTCAGGAGTAGGAAAAACAACTTTGATTAACCGGCTTTGCGGTGTTGATATATTTAAAACACAAACCTTGAGAAAAATTGGAAAAGGCAGACATACTACAACTTCACGGCAATTAATATACCTGGCAAATGGTTCTATGATTATTGATACTCCTGGAATGCGAGAGCTGGGTATAGTGAATATACAGTCAGGAATTGAGAATACCTTTGAAGAAATAGCCGTCCTCGCAAAAAAATGTCGTTTTAACAATTGCAGTCATACCAGTGAAAAAGGTTGTGCAGTATTAGAAGCACTTAAACAGGGCAAATTACCAGCAGAAAGATATGAAAATTATATAAAAATGAAAAAAGAATCTGATTATTATGAAATGTCTTATGTTGAAAAACGACGGAAAGACAGGGAATTAGGAAAATTTTATAGAAATGTATTAAAAGGTAATTTAAAAACTAAGAGATGGTAA